A window of Halobacillus naozhouensis genomic DNA:
AAAGGGAAAGTGACGGTCTTTATGTCGTCAAGCACTGATCCTTATCAGCCTGTTGAGTATAAAGAGGAAATAACCAGGTCGCTTCTGGAAGTAATGACAAAGATCCAGCCGGATTTTTTGTTCGTCCAGACAAGAAGTCCTTTGGTGAGAAGAGATATCGATTTATTCCTGCAGCTTAAAGATAAAGTTCGGGTAAGCATGACGGTAGAAACCGACCGGGAAGATATTCGAAAACATTTTACACCGCATGCTCCTCCTATTCGAGGGAGGTTGAAGACTCTTCAGCAGTTGAAGGAAGCGGGTGTTCCAACACAGGCGACGATTGCGCCTTTGTTACCCAGCAGTCACGAATTTCCAGATACACTAGCAGACCTTGTAAACCGGGTCTGTCTTGATGATTATTTCATGGGTGATGGGAGTGGGGGAAGGCGAACTAAAACCCTGGGTATATCTTCATTATACGAAGAGTTGGGGCTAGAGGAATGGTATAGCCCATCCACTTATCGTTTAATGTATGATAGACTAAAAAAATCCTTTTCCAAAGATCAAATTCATGTAAGTCAGGAAGGGTTTCTGCCTTAAACTGTTACTTTGGCTGTGTATGAAAAAAGACAAAGGCTATTTGCGGCCTTTGTCTTTTCATTTGCTATCAGAATTCTTTTCCTCATTTGTACATATAATCGCGCGTCCAAGGGATCGAGTTATTGGTCCCTTTCGTAAATATAAATTGGCTTAAGTCGATGTTGCCAGTCTGGAAGGATGCAGAACAAGAATTTAGATAAAGTCTCCACATTCTGATGAACCGTTCATCTCTCGATTTCCGTACTTCCTCTAGTACGTTCTCGAAGTTTTCAGCCCATTTCTCCAGTGTTTTCGCGTAATGTCTGCGCAGACTCTCCAAATCTGTTAAAAGGAAGTTGTGCTCTGTAATATGACGGACAAGCTCATTTACAGCCGGAATGTATCCTCCAGGAAAAATATATTTATCGATCCAGGAGTTTGTCCCACCATCCTTAGGTGAGGTAATTGAATGGAGGACAGAGACCCCGCCATCGATAAGCAATTCATTTACTTTTTGAAAATATTCCTCCAAGTGATCTTGACCCACATGCTCAATCATCCCCACACTGACTATGCGGTCAAACTGCTGATGCTTTATATCCCGATAGTCCATTAACCGCACGTCTACGGAATCTTCGTGTTGTTCCTCGATAATTCGTTCTTTTACACGCCCGTACTGTTCCTCTGATAAGGTTACGCCGGTAGCTTTTACCCCATAACGTTTGGCCGCCGTAAGAATTAACTCGCCCCAGCCACATCCGATATCCAATAATGTATCGCCTTCCCGGAGGTTGAGTTTCTTAAGGATATGAGCCACCTTATTTTGCTGAGCAGTCATAAGGGAATCGTCAGCAGTCCTAAAATAACCACAAGAATAGGTCATCGTCTCATCAAGCCATAATTTATAAAATTCGTTACCGATATCATAGTGAAACGTAGCATTTTCTTTACTGCGCTTTTTTGTATTAGAAAATTTATCTAAAAGTTTTGCATAGATCTGGTTGTTGCCTAGGAAACTTTCCTGGCTGCGGTACATGGAGGCGATGAGTTCTTTGAGATTTCCTTCTACTTCTATTTTTCCATCCATAAAGGCTTCACC
This region includes:
- a CDS encoding SPL family radical SAM protein, translating into MRSNLLYKHPKTILNKGSGYLAGYSHSLNPYTGCAFGCSFCYVRKMPVATFRKEEWGTWVDIKKGSAELLEKELTRAKAKGKVTVFMSSSTDPYQPVEYKEEITRSLLEVMTKIQPDFLFVQTRSPLVRRDIDLFLQLKDKVRVSMTVETDREDIRKHFTPHAPPIRGRLKTLQQLKEAGVPTQATIAPLLPSSHEFPDTLADLVNRVCLDDYFMGDGSGGRRTKTLGISSLYEELGLEEWYSPSTYRLMYDRLKKSFSKDQIHVSQEGFLP
- a CDS encoding SAM-dependent methyltransferase; protein product: MIDKMFYKTLLKKTFSDPIHITFWDGETVQYGEGTREFKLTFYDIIPKGDLLHDPSIAFGEAFMDGKIEVEGNLKELIASMYRSQESFLGNNQIYAKLLDKFSNTKKRSKENATFHYDIGNEFYKLWLDETMTYSCGYFRTADDSLMTAQQNKVAHILKKLNLREGDTLLDIGCGWGELILTAAKRYGVKATGVTLSEEQYGRVKERIIEEQHEDSVDVRLMDYRDIKHQQFDRIVSVGMIEHVGQDHLEEYFQKVNELLIDGGVSVLHSITSPKDGGTNSWIDKYIFPGGYIPAVNELVRHITEHNFLLTDLESLRRHYAKTLEKWAENFENVLEEVRKSRDERFIRMWRLYLNSCSASFQTGNIDLSQFIFTKGTNNSIPWTRDYMYK